In Coleofasciculus chthonoplastes PCC 7420, a single genomic region encodes these proteins:
- a CDS encoding GxxExxY protein, with the protein MTENEVSGKVIGLAMKVHTALGPGLLESAYEACLRYELNKAGLNFEPQKPLPLVYEEIRLECGYRVDLLVENKVMVELKAVDTLHPIHTAQLLTYLKLSHQKLGLLINFNVIHLKDGIKRVVNHL; encoded by the coding sequence ATGACTGAAAATGAGGTGTCGGGAAAAGTGATTGGGTTGGCGATGAAGGTACACACGGCGTTGGGACCGGGTTTATTGGAGTCAGCCTACGAAGCTTGTTTGAGGTATGAACTGAACAAGGCTGGCTTAAACTTTGAACCCCAGAAACCATTACCCTTAGTCTATGAAGAGATTCGCCTCGAATGTGGATATCGAGTCGATCTCCTCGTCGAAAACAAAGTCATGGTTGAACTCAAAGCCGTTGACACCCTGCATCCCATCCACACCGCCCAACTCCTAACCTACCTCAAACTCTCCCACCAAAAACTCGGACTCCTAATCAACTTCAACGTCATCCATCTCAAAGACGGCATCAAACGAGTCGTCAACCACCTCTAA